A window of Strix aluco isolate bStrAlu1 chromosome 2, bStrAlu1.hap1, whole genome shotgun sequence contains these coding sequences:
- the U2AF1 gene encoding splicing factor U2AF 35 kDa subunit isoform X4, translating to MQEHYDEFFEEVFTEMEEKYGEVEEMNVCDNLGDHLVGNVYVKFRREEDAEKAVIDLNNRWFNGQPIHAELSPVTDFREACCRQYEMGECTRGGFCNFMHLKPISRELRRELYGRRRKKHRSRSRSRERRSRSRDRGRGGGGGGGGGRERDRRRSRDRERSGRF from the exons ATGCAGGAACATTATGATGAATTCTTTGAG GAGGTCTtcacagaaatggaagaaaaatacgGTGAAGTTGAGGAGATGAATGTTTGTGATAACCTTGGCGATCATCTAGTTGGAAATGTATATGTAAAG tttcGCCGTGAAGAAGATGCGGAAAAGGCTGTGATTGACCTGAACAATCGCTGGTTTAATGGACAGCCCATTCATGCTGAGCTTTCACCTGTGACTGACTTCAGAGAGGCCTGTTGCCGTCAATATGAAATGGG AGAGTGTACACGAGGAGGTTTCTGCAACTTTATGCATTTGAAGCCCATTTCTCGAGAGTTAAGACGTGAGTTGTATGGGCGTCGTCGTAAAAA GCATAGATCCAGGTCGAGGTCCCGTGAACGTCGGTCTAGATCCAGAGATCGTGGTcgtggaggtggtggtggaggaggaggaggacgtgaACGTGATAGGAGGCGGTCAAGAGATCGTGAAAGATCTGGTCGATTCTGA
- the U2AF1 gene encoding splicing factor U2AF 35 kDa subunit isoform X3 — protein MAEYLASIFGTEKDKVNCSFYFKIGACRHGDRCSRLHNKPTFSQTILIQNIYRNPQNSAQTADGSHCAVSDVEMQEHYDEFFEEVFTEMEEKYGEVEEMNVCDNLGDHLVGNVYVKFRREEDAEKAVIDLNNRWFNGQPIHAELSPVTDFREACCRQYEMGECTRGGFCNFMHLKPISRELRRELYGRRRKKHRSRSRSRERRSRSRDRGRGGGGGGGGGRERDRRRSRDRERSGRF, from the exons ATGGCGGAGTATCTGGCCTCCATCTTCGGAACAGAGAAGGACAA AGTCAactgttcattttatttcaaaattggaGCTTGTCGTCATGGAGACAGATGTTCTCGGTTGCACAACAAACCAACATTTAGCCAg ACCATCTTGATTCAAAACATCTATCGTAACCCCCAAAACAGTGCACAGACGGCTGACGGCTCACACT GTGCTGTGAGCGATGTTGAGATGCAGGAACATTATGATGAATTCTTTGAG GAGGTCTtcacagaaatggaagaaaaatacgGTGAAGTTGAGGAGATGAATGTTTGTGATAACCTTGGCGATCATCTAGTTGGAAATGTATATGTAAAG tttcGCCGTGAAGAAGATGCGGAAAAGGCTGTGATTGACCTGAACAATCGCTGGTTTAATGGACAGCCCATTCATGCTGAGCTTTCACCTGTGACTGACTTCAGAGAGGCCTGTTGCCGTCAATATGAAATGGG AGAGTGTACACGAGGAGGTTTCTGCAACTTTATGCATTTGAAGCCCATTTCTCGAGAGTTAAGACGTGAGTTGTATGGGCGTCGTCGTAAAAA GCATAGATCCAGGTCGAGGTCCCGTGAACGTCGGTCTAGATCCAGAGATCGTGGTcgtggaggtggtggtggaggaggaggaggacgtgaACGTGATAGGAGGCGGTCAAGAGATCGTGAAAGATCTGGTCGATTCTGA
- the U2AF1 gene encoding splicing factor U2AF 35 kDa subunit isoform X2: MAEYLASIFGTEKDKVNCSFYFKIGACRHGDRCSRLHNKPTFSQTIALLNIYRNPQNSSQSADGLRCAVSDVEMQEHYDEFFEEVFTEMEEKYGEVEEMNVCDNLGDHLVGNVYVKFRREEDAEKAVIDLNNRWFNGQPIHAELSPVTDFREACCRQYEMGECTRGGFCNFMHLKPISRELRRELYGRRRKKHRSRSRSRERRSRSRDRGRGGGGGGGGGRERDRRRSRDRERSGRF, translated from the exons ATGGCGGAGTATCTGGCCTCCATCTTCGGAACAGAGAAGGACAA AGTCAactgttcattttatttcaaaattggaGCTTGTCGTCATGGAGACAGATGTTCTCGGTTGCACAACAAACCAACATTTAGCCAg ACCATTGCCCTCTTGAACATTTACCGTAACCCTCAAAACTCTTCCCAGTCTGCTGACGGTTTGCGCT GTGCTGTGAGCGATGTTGAGATGCAGGAACATTATGATGAATTCTTTGAG GAGGTCTtcacagaaatggaagaaaaatacgGTGAAGTTGAGGAGATGAATGTTTGTGATAACCTTGGCGATCATCTAGTTGGAAATGTATATGTAAAG tttcGCCGTGAAGAAGATGCGGAAAAGGCTGTGATTGACCTGAACAATCGCTGGTTTAATGGACAGCCCATTCATGCTGAGCTTTCACCTGTGACTGACTTCAGAGAGGCCTGTTGCCGTCAATATGAAATGGG AGAGTGTACACGAGGAGGTTTCTGCAACTTTATGCATTTGAAGCCCATTTCTCGAGAGTTAAGACGTGAGTTGTATGGGCGTCGTCGTAAAAA GCATAGATCCAGGTCGAGGTCCCGTGAACGTCGGTCTAGATCCAGAGATCGTGGTcgtggaggtggtggtggaggaggaggaggacgtgaACGTGATAGGAGGCGGTCAAGAGATCGTGAAAGATCTGGTCGATTCTGA
- the U2AF1 gene encoding splicing factor U2AF 35 kDa subunit isoform X1, whose protein sequence is METDVLGCTTNQHLARKRCCCKLACSRDQPVLTFRQLDFKKNGTNTILIQNIYRNPQNSAQTADGSHCAVSDVEMQEHYDEFFEEVFTEMEEKYGEVEEMNVCDNLGDHLVGNVYVKFRREEDAEKAVIDLNNRWFNGQPIHAELSPVTDFREACCRQYEMGECTRGGFCNFMHLKPISRELRRELYGRRRKKHRSRSRSRERRSRSRDRGRGGGGGGGGGRERDRRRSRDRERSGRF, encoded by the exons ATGGAGACAGATGTTCTCGGTTGCACAACAAACCAACATTTAGCCAg GAAGCGATGCTGTTGTAAGCTTGCCTGTAGTAGAGACCAACCAGTGCTAACTTTCAG aCAACTTGATTTTAAGAAGAACGGTACAAAT ACCATCTTGATTCAAAACATCTATCGTAACCCCCAAAACAGTGCACAGACGGCTGACGGCTCACACT GTGCTGTGAGCGATGTTGAGATGCAGGAACATTATGATGAATTCTTTGAG GAGGTCTtcacagaaatggaagaaaaatacgGTGAAGTTGAGGAGATGAATGTTTGTGATAACCTTGGCGATCATCTAGTTGGAAATGTATATGTAAAG tttcGCCGTGAAGAAGATGCGGAAAAGGCTGTGATTGACCTGAACAATCGCTGGTTTAATGGACAGCCCATTCATGCTGAGCTTTCACCTGTGACTGACTTCAGAGAGGCCTGTTGCCGTCAATATGAAATGGG AGAGTGTACACGAGGAGGTTTCTGCAACTTTATGCATTTGAAGCCCATTTCTCGAGAGTTAAGACGTGAGTTGTATGGGCGTCGTCGTAAAAA GCATAGATCCAGGTCGAGGTCCCGTGAACGTCGGTCTAGATCCAGAGATCGTGGTcgtggaggtggtggtggaggaggaggaggacgtgaACGTGATAGGAGGCGGTCAAGAGATCGTGAAAGATCTGGTCGATTCTGA